Proteins found in one Capsicum annuum chloroplast, complete genome genomic segment:
- the ndhD gene encoding NADH-plastoquinone oxidoreductase subunit 4 yields MNYFPWLTIIVVFPIFAGSLIFFLPHKGNRVIRWYTLCICILELLLTTYAFCYHFQSDDPLIQLVEDYKWIDFFDFHWKLGIDGLSIGPILLTGFITTLATLAAWPVTRDSRLFHFLMLAMYSGQIGSFSSRDLLLFFIMWELELIPVYLLLAMWGGKKRLYSATKFILYTAGGSVFLLMGVLGVALYGSNEPTLNFETSVNQSYPVVLEIIFYIGFFIAFAVKSPIIPLHTWLPDTHGEAHYSTCMLLAGILLKMGAYGLIRINMELLPHAHSIFSPWLMIIGTIQIIYAASTSLGQRNLKKRIAYSSVSHMGFIIIGISSLTDTGLNGALLQIISHGFIGAALFFLAGTTYDRIRLVYLDEMGGIAIPMPKMFTMFSSFSMASLALPGMSGFVAELIVFFGIITGQKYLLIPKLLITFVMAIGMILTPIYSLSMSRQMFYGYKLFNAPKDSFFDSGPRELFLSISIFLPVIGIGIYPDFVLSLAIDKVEVILSNFFYR; encoded by the coding sequence ACGAATTATTTTCCTTGGTTAACAATAATTGTTGTTTTTCCGATATTTGCGGGTTCTTTAATTTTCTTTCTTCCCCATAAAGGAAATCGGGTAATTAGGTGGTATACTCTATGTATATGTATTTTAGAACTCCTTCTAACGACTTATGCATTTTGTTATCATTTCCAATCGGATGATCCATTAATACAACTAGTGGAGGATTATAAATGGATCGATTTTTTTGATTTCCATTGGAAATTAGGAATAGATGGACTTTCTATAGGACCCATTTTATTAACAGGATTTATCACTACCTTAGCGACTTTGGCGGCTTGGCCAGTTACTCGAGATTCTCGATTATTCCATTTTCTCATGTTAGCAATGTACAGTGGCCAAATTGGATCATTTTCGTCTCGGGACCTTTTACTTTTTTTCATCATGTGGGAGTTAGAATTAATTCCTGTTTATCTACTTCTAGCCATGTGGGGAGGAAAGAAACGTCTGTACTCAGCTACAAAATTTATTTTGTACACGGCGGGGGGTTCTGTTTTTCTCTTAATGGGAGTTTTGGGTGTTGCTTTATATGGTTCTAATGAACCAACATTAAATTTTGAAACATCAGTTAATCAGTCATATCCTGTGGTTTTAGAAATAATCTTCTATATTGGATTTTTTATTGCTTTTGCTGTCAAATCGCCCATTATCCCCCTACACACATGGTTACCAGATACCCATGGAGAAGCACATTACAGTACTTGTATGCTTCTAGCCGGAATCTTATTAAAAATGGGAGCGTATGGATTAATTAGAATCAATATGGAATTATTACCTCATGCCCATTCTATATTTTCTCCTTGGTTGATGATAATAGGTACAATACAAATAATCTATGCAGCTTCAACATCTCTTGGCCAACGGAATTTAAAAAAAAGAATAGCCTATTCCTCTGTCTCTCATATGGGTTTCATAATTATAGGAATTAGTTCTCTAACCGATACGGGACTTAATGGAGCCCTTTTACAAATAATCTCTCATGGATTTATTGGTGCTGCACTTTTTTTCTTGGCGGGAACGACTTATGATAGAATCCGCCTTGTTTATCTTGACGAAATGGGCGGAATAGCTATTCCAATGCCAAAAATGTTCACGATGTTCAGTAGCTTTTCGATGGCTTCCCTTGCATTACCAGGTATGAGTGGTTTTGTTGCCGAATTGATAGTATTTTTTGGAATAATTACCGGCCAAAAATATCTTTTAATTCCAAAACTACTAATTACTTTTGTAATGGCAATTGGAATGATATTAACTCCTATTTATTCATTATCTATGTCACGCCAGATGTTCTATGGATACAAGCTATTTAATGCCCCGAAGGATTCTTTTTTTGATTCTGGACCCCGAGAGTTATTTCTTTCGATCTCCATCTTTTTACCCGTAATAGGTATTGGTATATACCCCGATTTCGTTCTTTCATTAGCAATTGACAAGGTCGAAGTTATTCTATCTAATTTTTTTTATAGATAA
- the ccsA gene encoding cytochrome c heme attachment protein: MIFSTLEHILTHISFSIVSIVITIHLITFLVDEIVKLYDSSEKGIIVTFFCITGLLVTRWISSGHFPLSDLYESLIFLSWSFSLIHIIPYFKKNVLILSKITGPSAIFTQGFATSGILTEIHQSGILVPALQSEWLIMHVSMMILGYAALLCGSLLSVALLVITFRKNRKLFYKSNGFLNESFFLGENVLENTSFFSAKNYYRSQLIQQLDYWSYRVISLGFTFLTIGILSGAVWANEAWGSYWNWDPKETWAFITWIVFAIYLHTRTHRNLRGANSAIVASIGFLIIWICYFGVNLLGIGLHSYGSFPSTFN, encoded by the coding sequence ATGATATTTTCAACCTTAGAGCATATATTAACTCACATTTCCTTTTCGATCGTTTCAATTGTAATTACAATTCATTTGATAACCTTTTTAGTCGATGAAATCGTAAAGCTATACGATTCGTCAGAAAAGGGCATAATAGTTACTTTTTTCTGTATAACAGGATTATTAGTTACTCGTTGGATTTCTTCGGGACATTTCCCACTAAGCGATTTATATGAATCATTAATTTTCCTTTCATGGAGCTTCTCCCTTATTCATATAATTCCGTATTTCAAAAAAAATGTTTTAATTTTAAGTAAAATAACGGGGCCAAGTGCTATTTTTACCCAAGGCTTTGCTACTTCAGGTATTTTAACTGAAATACACCAATCTGGAATATTAGTACCTGCTCTTCAATCTGAGTGGTTAATAATGCACGTAAGTATGATGATATTGGGCTATGCAGCCCTTTTATGTGGATCGTTATTATCAGTAGCACTTCTAGTGATTACATTTCGAAAAAACAGAAAGCTTTTTTATAAGAGCAATGGTTTTTTAAACGAGTCATTTTTCTTGGGTGAAAATGTTTTAGAAAATACTTCGTTTTTTTCTGCTAAAAATTATTACAGGTCCCAATTGATTCAACAATTGGATTATTGGAGTTATCGGGTTATTAGTTTAGGATTTACTTTTTTAACCATAGGAATCCTTTCGGGAGCGGTATGGGCTAATGAAGCGTGGGGGTCGTATTGGAATTGGGACCCAAAAGAAACTTGGGCATTTATTACTTGGATCGTATTTGCAATTTATTTACATACTCGAACACATAGAAATTTGCGGGGTGCAAATTCTGCAATTGTAGCGTCTATAGGCTTTCTTATAATTTGGATATGCTATTTTGGGGTCAATCTATTAGGAATAGGGTTACATAGTTATGGTTCTTTTCCATCAACATTTAATTGA
- the rpl32 gene encoding ribosomal protein L32, translated as MAVPKKRTSRSKKRIRKNIWKRKTYWIALKAFSLAKAISTGESKGFFLVRQTKINK; from the coding sequence ATGGCAGTTCCAAAAAAACGCACTTCGAGATCAAAAAAACGTATTCGTAAAAATATTTGGAAAAGGAAGACATATTGGATAGCATTAAAGGCTTTTTCGTTAGCGAAAGCTATTTCTACTGGGGAGTCAAAAGGTTTTTTTTTGGTACGCCAAACAAAAATAAATAAGTAA
- the ndhF gene encoding NADH-plastoquinone oxidoreductase subunit 5, whose translation MEQTYEYAWIIPFIPLPVPMLIGAGLILFPTATKSFRRMWAFQSVLLLSIVMIFSIYLSIQQINSSSFSQYVWSWIINNDFSLDFGYLIDPLTSIMLILITTVGIMVLIYSDNYMAHDQGYLRFFAYMSFFSTSMLGLVTSSNLIQIYIFWELVGLCSYLLIGFWFTRPVAANACQKAFVTNRVGDFGLLLGILGFYWITGSFEFRDLFEIFNNLIYNNEVNFLFVTLCAVLLFVGAVAKSAQFPLHVWLPDAMEGPTPISALIHAATMVAAGIFLVARLLPLFRVIPYIMYLISIIGIITVLLGATLALAQKDIKRGLAYSTMSQLGYMMLALGMGSYRSALFHLITHAYSKALLFLGSGSIIHSMETIVGYSPAKSQNMGLMGGLRKHVPITKITFLLGTLSLCGIPPLACFWSKDEILNDSWLYSPIFAIIAWATAGLTAFYMFRIYLLTFEGHLNVHFQNYGGKHKTPFYSISLWGKNGIKKNSCLLTMNNNESTYFFSKTKYPIDKNERKMTRPFMTIAHFEHKAVYSYPYESDNTMLFPIFVLGLFTLFVGSIGIPFNQDGVNLDILSKWLAPSINLLHQKSNNSMDWNEFLKDAVLSVSIAYFGIFIASFLYKPIYSSLKNLELINFFVKKGPKRILWDKIINGIYDWSYNRAYIDAFYTRFLVGGIRGLAEFTHFFDRRVIDGMTNGVGVISFIVGEGIKYIGGGRISSYLFLYLAYVSVFLLVYYLLFSTF comes from the coding sequence ATGGAACAGACATATGAATATGCGTGGATCATACCTTTCATTCCACTTCCAGTCCCTATGTTAATAGGAGCGGGACTTATTCTTTTTCCAACGGCAACAAAAAGTTTTCGCCGTATGTGGGCTTTTCAAAGTGTTTTATTGTTAAGCATAGTCATGATTTTTTCAATCTACCTGTCTATTCAGCAAATAAATAGCAGTTCTTTTTCTCAATATGTATGGTCTTGGATCATTAATAATGATTTTTCTTTAGACTTCGGATACTTGATCGACCCACTTACTTCTATTATGTTAATATTAATCACTACTGTTGGGATTATGGTTCTTATTTATAGTGATAATTATATGGCTCATGATCAAGGCTATTTGAGATTTTTTGCTTATATGAGTTTTTTCAGTACTTCCATGTTGGGATTAGTTACTAGTTCGAATTTGATACAAATTTATATTTTTTGGGAATTGGTTGGTCTGTGTTCCTATCTATTAATAGGATTTTGGTTTACACGACCTGTTGCGGCAAATGCTTGTCAAAAAGCCTTTGTAACTAATCGTGTTGGGGATTTTGGTTTATTATTAGGAATTTTAGGTTTTTATTGGATAACGGGGAGTTTCGAATTTAGGGATTTATTCGAAATATTCAATAACTTGATTTATAATAATGAGGTTAATTTTTTATTTGTTACTTTATGCGCTGTTCTCTTATTTGTCGGTGCAGTTGCTAAATCCGCCCAATTCCCCCTTCATGTATGGTTACCTGATGCCATGGAGGGGCCTACTCCTATTTCGGCTCTTATACATGCTGCTACTATGGTAGCGGCGGGGATTTTTCTTGTAGCTCGGCTTCTTCCTCTTTTCAGAGTTATACCTTACATAATGTATTTGATCTCGATTATAGGAATAATAACAGTATTATTAGGAGCTACGTTAGCTCTTGCTCAAAAAGACATTAAGAGAGGTTTAGCCTATTCTACAATGTCTCAATTGGGTTATATGATGTTAGCTCTAGGTATGGGGTCTTATCGAAGCGCTTTATTTCATTTGATTACTCATGCTTATTCCAAAGCATTATTATTTTTAGGATCCGGATCCATTATTCATTCAATGGAAACTATTGTTGGATATTCTCCAGCTAAAAGCCAGAATATGGGTCTTATGGGAGGTTTAAGAAAACATGTACCAATTACCAAAATCACATTTTTATTAGGTACACTTTCTCTTTGTGGTATTCCACCTCTTGCTTGTTTTTGGTCCAAAGATGAAATTCTTAATGATAGTTGGTTGTATTCGCCAATTTTCGCAATAATAGCTTGGGCCACGGCGGGATTAACCGCATTTTATATGTTTCGGATCTATTTACTTACTTTTGAAGGGCATTTAAACGTTCATTTTCAAAATTATGGTGGGAAACACAAAACCCCTTTCTATTCAATATCTCTATGGGGTAAAAACGGAATTAAGAAAAACTCTTGTTTATTAACAATGAATAATAATGAAAGTACTTATTTTTTTTCAAAGACTAAATATCCAATTGATAAAAATGAAAGAAAGATGACACGACCTTTTATGACTATTGCTCATTTTGAGCATAAAGCGGTTTATTCCTATCCTTATGAATCGGACAATACTATGCTATTCCCAATATTTGTATTAGGACTCTTTACTTTGTTTGTTGGATCGATAGGAATTCCTTTCAACCAAGATGGAGTTAATTTGGATATATTATCGAAATGGTTAGCTCCATCTATAAATCTTTTGCATCAAAAGTCGAATAATTCGATGGATTGGAATGAATTTTTAAAGGATGCGGTTCTTTCAGTCAGTATAGCTTATTTCGGAATATTTATAGCATCCTTTTTATATAAACCCATTTATTCTTCTTTAAAAAATTTGGAGTTAATTAATTTTTTTGTTAAAAAGGGTCCTAAGAGAATTCTGTGGGACAAAATTATAAATGGCATATATGATTGGTCATATAATCGTGCTTACATAGATGCTTTTTATACAAGATTCTTAGTTGGTGGGATAAGAGGCTTAGCTGAATTTACTCATTTTTTTGATCGACGAGTAATTGATGGGATGACTAACGGGGTTGGGGTTATTAGTTTCATTGTAGGAGAAGGTATCAAATATATAGGGGGCGGACGCATCTCTTCTTATCTCTTCTTGTATTTAGCTTATGTTTCCGTCTTTTTATTAGTTTATTACTTACTTTTTTCTACTTTTTGA